In Oncorhynchus gorbuscha isolate QuinsamMale2020 ecotype Even-year linkage group LG08, OgorEven_v1.0, whole genome shotgun sequence, one genomic interval encodes:
- the LOC124041720 gene encoding phosphotriesterase-related protein isoform X1 gives MSALSGKVQTVLGPIEPDQLGRTMTHEHLTMTFECCYFSPAPGDETVAQAPIQMKNLFWLKQNPYSSHENLLLLQETNAVREELHEYRKAGGGTIVENTTQGIARDLPCLKQLAKNTGVHIIGGAGYYVDATHSEATRKMTVEKLTDIIISEVLHGADGTEIRCGVIGEIGCSWPITDSEKKVLQATAHAQTELGCPVIIHPGRNPGAPAEIVRLLQEAGGDISKTVMSHLDRTIFDNGELLEFAKMGSYLEYDLFGTEMLNYAYNMEVDMPSDSQRVKTLAFLVQEGYEDNIVIAHDIHTKNRLTKYGGHGYSHILKNIVPKMLRRGINQNQVDKILIDNPKRWLTFK, from the exons ATGTCAGCCCTGAGCGGTAAGGTCCAGACGGTGTTGGGTCCGATAGAACCCGACCAGCTGGGTAGAACCATGACCCACGAGCACCTGACCATGACCTTTGAGTGCTGCTACTTCTCTCCGGCCCCAGGGGACGAGACGGTTGCCCAGGCCCCCATCCAGATGAAGAATCTATTCTGGCTGAAACAGAACCCTTACAGCAG CCATGAAAACCTGCTGCTGCTGCAGGAGACCAATGCTGTGCGGGAAGAGCTGCATGAGTACCGAAAGGCAGGAGGGGGTACCATCGTAGAAAACACTACCCAGGGTATCGCCCGGGATCTGCCCTGCCTCAAACAGCTGGCCAAGAATACGGGCGTCCACATCATAGGAGGCGCGGGGTACTATGTGGACGCCACCCACTCTGAGGCCACCAGGAAGATGACCGTGGAGAAG CTCACAGACATCATCATCAGTGAGGTTCTCCATGGGGCGGATGGGACCGAGATCCGCTGCGGTGTGATTGGAGAGATCGGCTGCAGCTGGCCAATCACGGACAGTGAGAAGAAAGTGCTGCAGGCCACTGCACATGCTCAGACCGAGCTGGGCTGCCCAGTCATCATCCACCCAGGACGGAACCCTGGTGCACCGGCTGAGATAGTGCGTCTCCTGCAAGAAGCTGGAGGTGACATCAGCAAGACCGTTATGTCACACCTGGATAG GACCATATTTGACAATGGAGAGCTGCTGGAGTTTGCAAAGATGGGGAGTTACCTGGAATACGACCTGTTTGGAACAGAGATGCTGAACTATGCCTATAACATGGAGGTGGACATGCCCAGTGACAGCCAGAGAGTCAAGAC CTTGGCGTTCCTGGTCCAGGAGGGATATGAGGACAACATTGTCATTGCCCACGACATCCACACCAAGAACCGTCTCACCAAGTACGGAGGGCACGGCTACTCACACATACTGAAGAACATCGTGCCCAAGATGCTGAGGAGAGGGATTAACCAGAACCAGGTGGACAAGATCCTCATAGACAACCCCAAACGCTGGCTCACGTTCAAATGA
- the LOC124041720 gene encoding phosphotriesterase-related protein isoform X2, producing the protein MTVEKLTDIIISEVLHGADGTEIRCGVIGEIGCSWPITDSEKKVLQATAHAQTELGCPVIIHPGRNPGAPAEIVRLLQEAGGDISKTVMSHLDRTIFDNGELLEFAKMGSYLEYDLFGTEMLNYAYNMEVDMPSDSQRVKTLAFLVQEGYEDNIVIAHDIHTKNRLTKYGGHGYSHILKNIVPKMLRRGINQNQVDKILIDNPKRWLTFK; encoded by the exons ATGACCGTGGAGAAG CTCACAGACATCATCATCAGTGAGGTTCTCCATGGGGCGGATGGGACCGAGATCCGCTGCGGTGTGATTGGAGAGATCGGCTGCAGCTGGCCAATCACGGACAGTGAGAAGAAAGTGCTGCAGGCCACTGCACATGCTCAGACCGAGCTGGGCTGCCCAGTCATCATCCACCCAGGACGGAACCCTGGTGCACCGGCTGAGATAGTGCGTCTCCTGCAAGAAGCTGGAGGTGACATCAGCAAGACCGTTATGTCACACCTGGATAG GACCATATTTGACAATGGAGAGCTGCTGGAGTTTGCAAAGATGGGGAGTTACCTGGAATACGACCTGTTTGGAACAGAGATGCTGAACTATGCCTATAACATGGAGGTGGACATGCCCAGTGACAGCCAGAGAGTCAAGAC CTTGGCGTTCCTGGTCCAGGAGGGATATGAGGACAACATTGTCATTGCCCACGACATCCACACCAAGAACCGTCTCACCAAGTACGGAGGGCACGGCTACTCACACATACTGAAGAACATCGTGCCCAAGATGCTGAGGAGAGGGATTAACCAGAACCAGGTGGACAAGATCCTCATAGACAACCCCAAACGCTGGCTCACGTTCAAATGA